Proteins co-encoded in one Eriocheir sinensis breed Jianghai 21 unplaced genomic scaffold, ASM2467909v1 Scaffold220, whole genome shotgun sequence genomic window:
- the LOC126990896 gene encoding LOW QUALITY PROTEIN: vesicle-fusing ATPase 1-like (The sequence of the model RefSeq protein was modified relative to this genomic sequence to represent the inferred CDS: inserted 2 bases in 1 codon) has product MYGGMMRVAKCPNEELSFTNCVIVNENDFPLKVKYIQVTAEQGRQYIYTIRHDXGVKPGHMGVNAIQRKQAMLSLDQEIRVEPYVHDPQRQLIGTMVIEADFLQKKSTTNEPYNTDQMSMAFMEQFAKNGFTVGQPLVFKFQDKKTLSLTIKEIEAADPEAVASGKKREPRKIDFGVLQPNSSLIFEKSEGSFLILTGKAKARSSHTSLFSADWDFQKMGIGGLDEQFIQILRRAFASRVFPPEVTEQLGVKHVKGLLLYGPPGTGKTLMARQIGKMLNAREPKIVNGPEILDKYVGESEANVRRLFAEAEEEEKRMGPNSGLHIIIFDEIDAICKQRGSVAGSTGVNDTVVNQLLSKIDGVEQLNNILVIGMTNRKDMMDEALLRPGRLEIQVEIGLPDEQGRFDILKIKTAKMEEHNKLDRDVDLAEVASLTKNFSGAELEGLVKAASSSALKRYIHLGNKIEVDPNAIDKLKITRSDFIYSLENDVKPSLGTSDEALSKFIERGIINWGATRELVEKGLMFVKQARSPETSNRLCLLLEGAPTAGTSAMAAYLCKNSDFPFIKVLNSRDMVGFMESSKCFKISKIFDDAYRSELSCIFMNDLEHLMGYSPIGPRYQSLVLDAMYSLLSASPPPGRKLLVICTSKRRSVLEELGLLSAFTAVIRVPYIAHVEDVRLVLEESQAMSPEEIDAVMKHIRHGKVFVGVKKLLGLLDSMRVMKGVDCRKRVAAFVNLLEDEGVYTQEL; this is encoded by the exons ATGTACGGGGGG ATGATGAGGGTTGCCAAGTGTCCCAACGAGGAACTCTCCTTCACCAATTGCGTGATAGTCAACGAGAATGATTTCCCTCTCAAAGTCAA GTACATTCAGGTTACAGCTGAGCAAGGGCGGCAGTATATCTACACCATCAGACATGA TGGGGTGAAGCCTGGTCACATGGGAGTCAATGCCATCCAGCGCAAACAGGCAATGCTTTCCCTTGACCAAGAG ATCCGAGTGGAGCCCTACGTACATGACCCACAGAGGCAGCTAATTGGCACAATGGTGATAGAGGCTGACTTCCTGCAAAAAAAGAGCACTACCAATGAGCCTTACAACACAGACCAGATGTCGATGGCCTTCATGGAGCAGTTTGCCAAGAATGGGTTTACTGTTGGCCAGCCTCTTGTATTCAAGTTCCAGGATAAAAAGACACTGTCCCTCACCATCAAAGAAATTGAAG ctGCAGATCCAGAGGCAGTTGCatcaggaaagaaaagggaacccCGCAAGATAGACTTTGGAGTGTTGCAGCCCAATTCTTCACTTATTTTCGAAAAGAGTGAAGGCTCCTTTTTGATTCTTACTGGCAAAGCAAAG GCCCGCTCATCTCACACCAGCCTGTTTTCAGCTGACTGGGACTTTCAGAAGATGGGTATTGGTGGTCTAGATGAACAATTTATTCAGATCCTGAGAAGAGCCTTTGCTTCCAGAGTCTTCCCACCAGAAGTGACAGAACAGTTGGGAGTAAAGCATGTTAAAGGTCTTCTGTTGTATGGACCTCCAG GTACCGGCAAAACCTTGATGGCCCGCCAAATAGGGAAGATGCTCAATGCTCGAGAGCCAAAAATCGTCAATGGCCCAGAAATCCTAGACAAGTATGTGGGAGAGTCTGAGGCCAATGTGCGCCGCCTTTTTGCTgaggctgaggaagaggaaaagaggatgggacCAAACTCTGGGCTTCACATCATCATCTTTGATGAGATTGATGCCATCTGCAAACAGAGAGGTTCTGTTGCTGGCAGCACTGGTGTCAACGATACTGTTGTCAACCAACTGCTGTCCAAGATTGATGGTGTGGAGCAACTCAACAATATTCTGGTTATTGGCATGACCAACAGAAAGGACATGATGGATGAAGCTCTATTGAGGCCGGGCAGATTGGAAATTCAAGTAGAAATTGGACTTCCTGATGAACAGGGTCGTTTTGACATCCTGAAGATTAAAACAGCAAAGATGGAGGAGCACAATAAGCTGGACCGTGATGTTGATCTTGCAGAGGTTGCATCTTTGACAAAGAACTTCTCAGGAGCAGAACTTGAGGGCCTGGTTAAGGCTGCCTCATCCTCAGCCCTGAAGCGCTACATTCATCTTGGAAATAAAATTGAAGTTGATCCAAATGCCATTGACAAGCTAAAAATTACAAGATCAGACTTTATATATTCTCTTGAAAATGATGTGAAGCCTTCTTTAGGCACCAGTGATGAAGCTTTGTCAAAGTTTATTGAACGAGGAATTATTAATTGGGGAGCAACCAGAGAACTAGTGGAGAAGGGGTTGATGTTTGTCAAACAGGCAAGGTCTCCTGAAACTAGCAATCGCCTTTGCCTTTTGCTTGAAGGAGCACCAACTGCAGGTACATCTGCAATGGCAGCCTATTTATGCAAAAACTCTGACTTCCCTTTCATCAAAGTACTTAATTCTCGAGACATGGTTGGTTTTATGGAGTCTTCCAAGTGTTTTAAAATTAGTAaaatatttgatgatgcatatCGCTCTGAATTGAGCTGCATCTTTATGAACGACCTTGAACACTTGATGGGGTATTCACCAATTGGTCCCCGATACCAGTCCCTTGTTTTGGATGCCATGTACTCTCTTCTGTCggcttcccctcctcctggtcGCAAGCTCCTTGTCATTTGCACTTCTAAACGCCGCTCAGTGCTAGAAGAGCTGGGTCTCCTCTCCGCCTTCACAGCTGTCATCAGGGTTCCATACATTGCACATGTGGAGGATGTCAGACTGGTCCTGGAAGAGTCGCAAGCAATGAGCCCAGAGGAG